In the genome of Desulfovibrio desulfuricans, one region contains:
- a CDS encoding amylo-alpha-1,6-glucosidase, which yields MRFSFDKAACQNTRRALHREWLLANRQGDCSCSSILCCNTRKYHGLLAVNTQHGRHILLSTLEESVCGGGREFFFSTRQHPGTLYPNGHEYLEAFHLDQWPQSVYRVGEVSLGREVLLSRTTGRVLLRYELRGPAGMPALTLRLRPLLAFRSVHALTRANAALRQDTSAMPGGFGIRPYESLPPLYVQASTCGVPAQDAVDAAAIPLAGRKTQQSDPAVSFIPAPDWCRNVEYFEERERGFDYSEDLFMPGVLEITLPPLPQGGYVYVAAGTEPCAEDLCQLWEAESRARIAEHHKGGGLMGQLAQAGGQFCITSPSGRPAVLAGYPWFGSWGRDTLISLPGLTFHAGRAEFGLSVLAEMGRHIRNGLIPNMFSESGEHAYNSVDASLWYAFALQQMLATVPDGLTWAHSHAWEALKAIIKGYRRGPGMGIFVDAEGLLHAGDAHTQLTWMDAQAGGSPVTPRHGCPVEVNALWYNTLAFADSLAAAFREPPLTGERQRGALRDAFLRRFWTNEDGGHLGDVWRDGQLDTSVRPNQIFAVSLPHAVLTDECHAQVVECVRNRLLTPYGLRTLAPDAPAYVGRYGGNAQSRDAAYHQGTVWPWLLGHYADALLQTAWDMNGAVQGLLELVTPLFCKHLCEAGMGSISEVFDGSPPYAPGGCTAQAWSVGECLRMLKKLQKTAPEIYSQWERQVAHCLAYPASGDKTGVCRAIMTLEPVTADSEEQVF from the coding sequence ATGCGGTTTAGCTTCGACAAGGCAGCTTGCCAGAACACGCGCAGGGCGTTGCACCGGGAGTGGCTGCTTGCCAACAGGCAGGGCGACTGCTCGTGCAGCAGCATCCTGTGCTGCAATACACGCAAATATCATGGTCTGCTGGCGGTCAATACGCAGCACGGTCGGCACATATTGCTCTCAACCCTTGAAGAATCGGTGTGCGGCGGCGGCAGGGAATTTTTCTTTTCTACCCGGCAGCACCCCGGCACGCTCTATCCCAACGGGCATGAATACCTTGAGGCCTTTCATCTGGATCAGTGGCCCCAGAGCGTGTACCGGGTGGGCGAGGTCAGCCTGGGCCGCGAGGTGCTGCTGTCGCGGACAACAGGCCGGGTGCTGCTGCGCTACGAGCTGCGCGGGCCAGCGGGCATGCCAGCTCTTACGCTGCGCCTCAGGCCGCTGCTGGCGTTCCGCAGCGTGCACGCCCTGACGCGGGCCAATGCCGCCCTGAGGCAAGACACGTCGGCCATGCCTGGGGGCTTTGGCATCCGCCCCTACGAAAGTTTACCGCCCCTGTATGTTCAGGCCTCCACCTGCGGCGTGCCCGCGCAGGATGCGGTCGATGCGGCCGCCATCCCCTTGGCAGGCCGCAAAACCCAACAAAGCGACCCTGCAGTCAGCTTTATCCCCGCGCCGGACTGGTGCCGCAATGTGGAGTATTTTGAAGAGCGCGAGCGCGGCTTTGACTACAGCGAAGACCTGTTTATGCCGGGCGTGCTTGAAATAACCCTGCCCCCCCTGCCGCAGGGCGGCTACGTGTACGTGGCTGCGGGCACGGAACCCTGCGCGGAAGACCTGTGCCAGCTGTGGGAGGCCGAGAGCCGCGCCCGCATTGCCGAGCACCACAAGGGGGGGGGGCTTATGGGCCAGTTGGCCCAGGCCGGCGGGCAGTTTTGCATCACAAGCCCTTCTGGCCGCCCTGCGGTGCTGGCCGGGTATCCCTGGTTTGGCTCCTGGGGGCGCGACACCCTTATCAGCCTGCCGGGGCTGACGTTCCATGCCGGGCGGGCCGAGTTTGGGCTGAGCGTGCTGGCGGAGATGGGGCGGCACATCCGCAACGGTCTTATCCCAAACATGTTCAGCGAGTCGGGCGAGCACGCCTACAATTCGGTGGACGCTTCGCTGTGGTACGCCTTTGCCCTGCAACAGATGCTGGCTACGGTTCCCGACGGACTGACCTGGGCGCACAGCCACGCCTGGGAGGCGCTTAAAGCCATTATCAAAGGCTACAGGCGCGGGCCGGGCATGGGTATATTTGTGGATGCCGAAGGCCTGCTGCACGCTGGCGACGCCCACACCCAGCTCACCTGGATGGACGCGCAGGCGGGCGGCTCGCCGGTGACGCCCCGCCACGGCTGCCCGGTCGAGGTCAACGCCCTGTGGTACAACACGCTGGCCTTTGCCGACAGCCTCGCCGCCGCCTTTCGCGAGCCGCCGCTCACCGGCGAGCGACAGCGGGGCGCGTTGCGCGACGCCTTTTTGCGCCGGTTCTGGACCAACGAGGACGGCGGGCATCTGGGCGACGTGTGGCGCGACGGCCAGCTCGACACCAGCGTGCGGCCCAACCAGATTTTTGCTGTTTCGTTGCCGCATGCGGTACTGACTGACGAGTGCCACGCCCAGGTGGTGGAATGCGTGCGCAACCGGCTGCTTACCCCGTACGGGCTGCGCACCCTGGCTCCCGACGCCCCGGCCTACGTGGGCCGGTACGGCGGCAACGCCCAGAGCCGCGACGCGGCCTACCACCAGGGCACGGTCTGGCCGTGGCTGCTCGGCCACTATGCAGACGCCCTGCTGCAGACGGCCTGGGACATGAACGGGGCGGTGCAGGGACTGCTTGAGCTGGTTACCCCGCTGTTCTGCAAACATTTGTGCGAGGCGGGCATGGGCAGCATTTCTGAAGTCTTTGACGGCTCGCCCCCGTACGCGCCCGGCGGGTGCACGGCCCAGGCCTGGAGCGTGGGCGAATGCCTGCGCATGCTCAAAAAGCTGCAAAAAACCGCACCAGAAATTTACAGCCAGTGGGAGCGGCAGGTGGCGCATTGTCTGGCCTATCCCGCATCAGGAGACAAAACAGGCGTGTGCAGGGCCATAATGACGCTGGAGCCGGTCACGGCTGACAGCGAGGAGCAGGTATTTTAA
- a CDS encoding glycosyltransferase family 4 protein, which produces MRVLMFGWEFPPHISGGLGTACFGMTQALAKKGAEIIFVLPHVEGGSGQNGFLRMRGASGTPVSPQVAQSMAQAGHELWTRSIRCLQVESPLVPYLTPQSYAQALECLRQGTAGGSPAGPVYPQQAEPHGRDVTYELQGGYGPDLMTEVRRYSQLAAAIAVQERFDVIHVHDWMTYPAGMLARELTGKPLVAHIHATEYDRSGLNINEQVAGIERAGLNAADVVVAVSRLTRKTVIDRYGVPPEKVVVVHNAVARHEAQRHYLVPPRIRHEKRVLFLGRVTFQKGPEYFMEAARLVLQKIPNARFFMAGSGDMLPELIRRAGQLRIGNRFHFAGFLRGEDVDRMFALSDLYVMPSVSEPFGITPLEAMLYDVPVLLSRQSGVSEVLEHALKADFWDTRDMADKICAVLRYPCLAAELVKNCREEMKSIRWENAADQLLTIYRDVLGGR; this is translated from the coding sequence ATGCGAGTGCTCATGTTCGGCTGGGAATTTCCACCCCACATCAGCGGTGGGCTGGGCACGGCATGCTTTGGCATGACGCAGGCCCTGGCAAAAAAAGGTGCGGAAATCATCTTTGTGTTGCCTCATGTGGAGGGCGGCAGCGGGCAGAACGGCTTTTTGCGCATGCGGGGGGCGTCAGGAACGCCCGTCAGCCCTCAGGTCGCGCAAAGCATGGCCCAGGCCGGGCACGAGCTGTGGACCAGAAGCATCCGCTGTCTGCAAGTGGAAAGCCCGCTGGTTCCCTATCTCACGCCCCAGAGTTACGCTCAGGCGCTGGAATGCCTGCGGCAGGGGACTGCCGGGGGAAGCCCTGCGGGGCCTGTATATCCCCAGCAGGCCGAGCCGCACGGCCGCGACGTAACCTATGAGCTGCAGGGCGGCTACGGGCCGGATCTCATGACCGAGGTGCGGCGGTATAGCCAGCTGGCAGCGGCCATAGCCGTGCAGGAGCGGTTTGACGTCATCCACGTGCACGACTGGATGACCTACCCGGCGGGCATGCTGGCCAGAGAACTGACCGGCAAGCCGCTGGTGGCGCACATCCACGCTACGGAGTACGACCGCAGCGGCTTGAACATCAACGAGCAGGTGGCGGGCATAGAACGCGCCGGGCTCAACGCAGCCGACGTGGTGGTGGCGGTCAGCCGCCTGACCCGCAAAACCGTGATAGACCGTTACGGCGTGCCCCCTGAAAAAGTCGTTGTGGTGCACAATGCCGTGGCGCGGCACGAGGCCCAGCGTCACTACCTTGTACCCCCGCGCATCAGGCACGAAAAACGCGTGCTTTTTCTGGGCCGCGTGACGTTTCAGAAAGGGCCGGAATATTTCATGGAAGCGGCCCGTCTTGTGCTGCAAAAAATTCCCAACGCACGGTTTTTTATGGCGGGCAGCGGCGACATGCTGCCAGAGCTTATCCGCAGGGCGGGGCAGCTGCGCATAGGCAACCGGTTTCATTTCGCCGGTTTTTTGCGGGGCGAGGATGTGGACCGCATGTTTGCCCTCAGTGATCTTTACGTCATGCCGTCGGTCTCCGAGCCTTTTGGCATTACGCCGCTCGAAGCCATGCTCTATGACGTGCCGGTTTTGCTCTCGCGCCAGTCGGGCGTTTCGGAAGTGCTGGAGCACGCCCTCAAGGCGGATTTTTGGGACACCCGCGACATGGCCGACAAAATCTGCGCCGTGCTGCGCTACCCCTGCCTTGCCGCCGAGCTGGTAAAAAATTGCCGTGAAGAAATGAAATCCATTCGCTGGGAAAACGCCGCCGACCAACTGTTGACCATTTACCGGGATGTCCTTGGAGGTCGCTAA
- a CDS encoding glycoside hydrolase family 57 protein produces MPALCLCFSIHEPYQLRRYTVFDMGQSSVYEDDDRNCDALLRAARLCYLPACDLLLKLARRYEGAFAVSLSISGTALDLFEQYTPEVTESLCALAETGCVEFVAETSAHSLAFLYSREEFDRQVKAQCARLKGLFGKKPTAFMHTECVYNNDLAAALQQLGFKTALAEGADHVLGWRSPNWVYRPVSGPKMNLLLRNAGLSDDLGQRFGDRSWSGWPLTADKFAAWVHSLADKSDVINIFTDFHMFGLRHARESGIFDFMEALPEALLADNRFRFATPCSIAGKCAPAGDVDVPQFMSWEDHGHDLTSWLGNDMQKDAIHALYGLAARVRASGDKMLLHDYERLQTADHFRHMSTKWFSGPRADRPNPFDSPYDAYITYMNVLADFELRLDAAELSSKTSKSRRASRSHVSSGTGASA; encoded by the coding sequence ATGCCTGCGCTATGCCTGTGCTTCAGTATCCACGAACCGTATCAGCTGCGCCGTTACACTGTTTTCGACATGGGGCAGAGTTCGGTTTACGAAGATGACGACCGCAACTGCGATGCCCTGCTGCGTGCCGCGCGCCTGTGCTATCTGCCCGCCTGCGACCTGCTGCTCAAACTTGCGCGCCGTTATGAAGGGGCGTTTGCCGTATCACTGAGCATCTCTGGCACGGCGCTGGATCTTTTTGAGCAGTACACCCCTGAAGTGACGGAAAGCCTCTGCGCCCTGGCCGAAACCGGCTGCGTTGAATTTGTCGCCGAAACCTCGGCGCATTCGCTGGCCTTTCTGTATTCCCGCGAAGAATTCGATCGGCAGGTCAAGGCCCAGTGCGCACGGCTCAAGGGGCTTTTTGGCAAAAAGCCCACGGCCTTCATGCACACCGAGTGCGTGTACAACAACGACCTTGCGGCGGCGCTGCAGCAGCTGGGCTTCAAGACCGCCCTGGCCGAGGGCGCGGATCATGTGCTTGGCTGGCGCAGCCCCAACTGGGTTTACCGCCCGGTTTCCGGCCCCAAGATGAACCTGCTGCTGCGCAATGCCGGGCTTTCGGACGATCTGGGCCAGCGCTTCGGCGACAGGTCATGGAGCGGCTGGCCGCTTACGGCAGACAAGTTTGCCGCATGGGTGCACAGCCTGGCCGACAAGTCCGACGTTATCAATATCTTTACCGACTTCCACATGTTTGGCCTGCGGCATGCGCGCGAATCGGGCATTTTTGATTTTATGGAGGCGCTGCCCGAGGCGCTGCTGGCCGACAACCGTTTTCGTTTTGCCACGCCATGCTCCATTGCGGGCAAGTGCGCACCGGCGGGCGATGTGGACGTGCCGCAGTTCATGTCGTGGGAGGATCACGGGCACGACCTCACCTCGTGGCTTGGCAACGACATGCAAAAAGACGCCATCCATGCGCTTTACGGTCTTGCGGCCCGCGTGCGGGCCAGCGGCGACAAAATGCTGCTGCACGATTACGAGCGCCTGCAGACGGCCGACCACTTTCGCCATATGTCCACCAAGTGGTTTTCCGGCCCGCGCGCGGACAGGCCCAATCCCTTTGACAGTCCATATGACGCCTACATCACGTACATGAATGTGCTGGCCGACTTTGAGCTGCGCCTCGACGCAGCGGAGCTGTCCAGCAAGACCAGCAAATCGCGCAGGGCAAGCCGAAGCCACGTCAGTTCCGGCACTGGGGCCTCAGCCTGA
- a CDS encoding branched-chain amino acid ABC transporter substrate-binding protein, with protein sequence MKALGRWLGALALTLLVPVAALAGDIKVGLMCPLTGKWASEGLDMKNIVTLLVDDVNAKGGVKGRKIELVVEDDAGDPRTAALAAQKLASAGVVAVIGTYGSAVTEASQSILDEAELVQIGTGSTSVRLTEKGLQLFFRTCPRDDAQGKSAAEAIQKGGYKAVALLHDNSSYAKGLAEETKAVLEKAGVKVVFYDALTPGERDYTAILTKLKVASPDLVFFTGYYPETGMLLRQKREMGWNVPMMGGDAANHQDLVKIAGTEAATGYFFISPPLPQDMDTPEAKEFLKAFKAKYNTVPVSVWAVLAGDAFKVIEGALEAGKDTPKAMSAWLKELKGMPGLSGNLGFNAKGDRVGEFYRTYKVDATGNFVLQPK encoded by the coding sequence ATGAAAGCACTTGGTCGTTGGCTTGGGGCTTTGGCCCTTACCCTGCTTGTGCCGGTTGCGGCGCTGGCTGGTGACATCAAGGTTGGCCTTATGTGTCCGCTTACGGGCAAATGGGCGTCCGAAGGTCTGGACATGAAAAATATCGTCACCCTGCTGGTTGACGATGTGAATGCCAAGGGCGGCGTCAAGGGCCGCAAGATCGAACTGGTGGTCGAAGACGACGCCGGCGACCCGCGCACTGCCGCTCTGGCCGCGCAAAAGCTTGCTTCAGCCGGTGTGGTGGCTGTTATCGGCACCTACGGCTCTGCCGTGACCGAGGCCAGCCAGAGCATCCTGGACGAGGCGGAACTGGTGCAGATCGGTACCGGCTCCACCAGCGTACGCCTGACGGAAAAAGGCCTGCAGCTCTTTTTCCGCACCTGCCCGCGCGACGACGCTCAGGGCAAATCTGCCGCCGAAGCCATCCAAAAGGGCGGCTACAAGGCCGTGGCCCTGTTGCACGACAACTCGTCGTACGCCAAGGGACTTGCTGAAGAAACCAAGGCCGTGCTGGAAAAGGCCGGTGTAAAGGTGGTGTTTTACGATGCTCTTACCCCCGGAGAGCGCGACTACACCGCCATTCTGACCAAGCTCAAGGTTGCCAGCCCCGACCTCGTGTTCTTTACCGGTTACTATCCTGAAACCGGCATGCTGTTGCGGCAGAAAAGAGAAATGGGCTGGAATGTTCCCATGATGGGCGGCGACGCAGCCAACCATCAGGATCTGGTAAAGATCGCAGGAACAGAGGCCGCCACGGGCTACTTCTTTATCAGCCCGCCGCTGCCCCAGGACATGGACACGCCCGAAGCCAAGGAATTCCTCAAGGCCTTCAAGGCCAAGTACAATACCGTGCCTGTCTCCGTGTGGGCCGTGCTGGCTGGCGACGCCTTCAAGGTAATCGAAGGCGCGCTTGAAGCTGGCAAGGACACGCCCAAGGCCATGTCTGCCTGGCTCAAGGAGCTCAAGGGCATGCCCGGCCTTTCGGGCAACCTTGGCTTTAACGCCAAGGGCGACCGCGTGGGTGAATTTTACCGCACCTACAAGGTCGACGCCACCGGCAACTTTGTTTTGCAGCCCAAGTAA
- a CDS encoding branched-chain amino acid ABC transporter permease: MEQFLQQLLNGLAVGGIYALVALGYTMVYGVLKLINFAHGDLFTIGAYLGLTLLVSCNMAGALNPFFAVAAVFIMVALLVALIGFLLERTAYRPLRNAGRLSAVVSALGASIFFQNAIMLVYGARFYVYPDYLRPDFTVRMLGLEVPGVRLLVIAASVVLMLGLSAFIQRTRTGAAIRAVAVDPGAAQLMGINVDRIISLVFLIGPGLGGAAGLMVGIYYGQIDFTMGWSYGLKAFTAAILGGIGNIPGAMLGGLLLGVIEALAAGYIAIAWKDAIAFLVLILILIIRPTGILGERTADKL, translated from the coding sequence ATGGAACAATTTCTCCAACAGCTTTTGAACGGCCTGGCCGTGGGCGGCATCTATGCGCTTGTGGCGCTGGGCTACACCATGGTGTACGGCGTCCTCAAGCTCATCAATTTTGCCCACGGCGACCTGTTTACCATTGGCGCCTATCTGGGGCTTACCCTGCTTGTCAGCTGCAACATGGCCGGGGCGCTCAACCCGTTTTTTGCCGTTGCCGCCGTTTTTATCATGGTGGCGCTGCTGGTCGCGCTTATAGGCTTTTTGCTTGAGCGCACGGCATACCGCCCTCTGCGCAACGCAGGCCGCCTCTCCGCCGTGGTATCCGCGCTTGGCGCGTCCATATTTTTTCAGAATGCGATCATGCTTGTGTACGGAGCGCGTTTTTACGTGTACCCCGACTACCTGCGCCCCGACTTTACGGTAAGGATGCTCGGGCTTGAAGTGCCCGGCGTGCGTCTGCTGGTTATTGCGGCCAGTGTAGTGCTGATGCTGGGGCTTTCGGCCTTTATCCAGCGTACCCGCACGGGTGCGGCCATCCGCGCCGTGGCCGTCGACCCTGGCGCGGCCCAGCTCATGGGCATCAATGTTGACCGCATCATCTCGCTGGTCTTTCTTATCGGCCCCGGACTCGGCGGCGCGGCGGGTCTGATGGTGGGCATCTACTACGGACAGATAGACTTTACCATGGGCTGGTCGTACGGCCTCAAGGCCTTTACCGCCGCCATTCTGGGCGGCATAGGCAACATCCCCGGCGCCATGCTGGGCGGGCTTTTGCTCGGCGTTATCGAAGCCCTGGCCGCTGGCTACATTGCCATTGCCTGGAAGGACGCCATAGCCTTTCTGGTGCTCATTCTCATTTTGATTATCCGTCCCACTGGCATTCTGGGCGAACGCACGGCGGACAAACTATGA
- a CDS encoding branched-chain amino acid ABC transporter permease, which produces MKNIPCNAAVYGAAGLFMCALPFFCNAYWLDVCVSIGLYALLALSLNVILGQAGIFHMGHAAFFAVGAYTTAILNTVCHWPVLWVMPLSGAAAAIFALVVARPIIHLRGDYLLIVTIGIVEIVRIALINDVFGLTGGANGIFGISRPMFFGFKIVKSMQFYFLVWGMVGLSLLLFYGLWHSRFGRALNYIKEDDVAAEGCGINVTHYKLAAFVLGAFWAGMAGTLYAAKMTTIAPESFNFMESVIIFAVVILSGGSQLGVLISAFLFIGLPEVLREFSNARMLIFGLAMMVMMVWRPQGLLPPRQRRYKVPAPPDASREGRPA; this is translated from the coding sequence ATGAAAAACATCCCGTGCAATGCCGCCGTTTACGGGGCCGCCGGCCTTTTTATGTGCGCCCTGCCCTTTTTTTGCAACGCCTACTGGCTTGACGTGTGCGTGAGCATAGGCCTTTACGCCCTGCTCGCGCTGTCGCTCAACGTCATTCTGGGGCAGGCGGGCATATTCCACATGGGGCACGCCGCCTTTTTTGCCGTCGGCGCGTACACCACCGCCATTCTCAACACGGTGTGCCACTGGCCCGTGCTGTGGGTCATGCCGCTCTCCGGCGCCGCTGCGGCCATATTTGCCCTGGTGGTGGCCCGTCCCATCATCCACCTGCGCGGCGACTACCTGCTTATCGTCACCATCGGCATTGTGGAAATTGTGCGCATTGCCCTGATCAACGACGTTTTTGGCCTCACAGGCGGAGCCAACGGCATTTTTGGCATCAGCCGGCCCATGTTCTTTGGCTTCAAGATCGTCAAAAGCATGCAGTTCTATTTTCTGGTCTGGGGCATGGTGGGGCTGAGCCTGCTGCTGTTCTACGGCCTGTGGCACTCGCGCTTTGGCCGCGCCCTCAATTACATCAAAGAGGACGACGTGGCCGCCGAGGGTTGCGGCATCAACGTGACCCACTACAAGCTGGCCGCCTTTGTGCTGGGGGCCTTTTGGGCGGGCATGGCGGGCACTCTCTATGCCGCAAAGATGACCACCATCGCGCCTGAGTCGTTCAACTTTATGGAATCTGTCATTATTTTTGCCGTGGTCATTCTTTCGGGCGGCAGCCAGCTGGGCGTGCTCATCAGCGCCTTTTTGTTCATCGGCCTGCCCGAAGTGCTGCGAGAGTTTTCCAACGCCCGCATGCTCATTTTTGGTCTCGCCATGATGGTCATGATGGTCTGGCGGCCCCAGGGGCTGCTGCCGCCCAGGCAGAGGCGCTACAAGGTGCCTGCGCCGCCCGACGCCTCCCGTGAAGGGAGGCCCGCATGA